In Francisella hispaniensis FSC454, a genomic segment contains:
- a CDS encoding ABC transporter permease codes for MANKKQSLFQDAFIRFKKDKVAVFSLVVIVAILIACFVVPWFYPNDYFSHIDLYSTTQAPSFEHFFGTDAIGRDVFVRVLVGGQISFEVAIVATIVSVVIGTLWGAFAGFIGGKIDGFMMRIVDALYALPFLFFAILLVTLFGRNFILIFVAIGVVSWLDVARVVRGQTIALRHKEFVEAAKVSGLTNRKIVTKHIIRNLIGIIIVYITLTIPTVLMLSAFLSFLGLGVQPPMTDWGEMISDGASYITMGYWWLLVYPAAFLTITLLALNFVGNAMRKALDPKSKR; via the coding sequence ATGGCAAATAAAAAACAGAGTCTTTTTCAAGATGCGTTTATAAGATTCAAAAAAGATAAAGTGGCAGTATTCTCATTAGTTGTGATAGTAGCAATTCTGATTGCATGTTTTGTTGTACCTTGGTTTTATCCTAATGATTACTTTTCTCATATAGATTTGTATAGTACAACTCAGGCACCATCTTTTGAGCATTTCTTTGGCACTGATGCTATTGGTAGAGATGTGTTTGTTAGAGTGCTTGTTGGTGGGCAAATTTCTTTTGAGGTTGCGATAGTTGCTACTATTGTATCAGTCGTGATTGGTACACTATGGGGAGCTTTTGCAGGCTTCATTGGTGGTAAAATAGATGGCTTTATGATGAGAATTGTAGATGCTTTGTATGCATTACCATTTTTATTTTTTGCAATATTGCTAGTCACATTGTTTGGTAGAAATTTTATACTGATATTTGTTGCAATCGGTGTGGTATCTTGGCTTGATGTGGCTAGGGTTGTTAGGGGACAAACTATTGCACTTAGACACAAAGAGTTTGTTGAAGCAGCTAAAGTTAGTGGTCTTACTAATCGTAAAATTGTCACTAAGCATATTATCAGAAATCTTATAGGAATTATTATTGTATATATCACTTTGACGATCCCAACGGTGCTTATGCTATCAGCTTTTTTAAGCTTCTTGGGATTAGGTGTGCAGCCTCCAATGACAGATTGGGGTGAGATGATAAGTGATGGTGCATCATATATAACCATGGGCTACTGGTGGTTGCTAGTCTATCCAGCCGCATTTTTAACTATAACCCTTCTAGCTCTAAATTTCGTTGGTAATGCAATGAGAAAAGCACTAGATCCAAAGAGTAAGAGGTAG